The nucleotide window GCTGGTATATGGAATTCCAGAAATGGGGTCGGAACAGATTTAACCACCAATGCTCCTTCGCAACACTATAATAGAGAGTTCTGGGACGCAGTGTTCGGTGAGAATATAACAGTGATTAGTAAAGCGAATCAGGACTCAAAAGAAGACAACCTTTGGCGGATAAATGAAGACCTAATGAGGTATGTCTACTATGAGTTAAACTTATTTGGAGACCCAGCTGTCCAGTTTAAATATTCAGGGTCCTCATTGTTTAATTCAAACAGCCAAACCAATCAACAACAAAATATTCAGCAACAAAATCAACAGAGTGACACTCAGCTATCTCAAAATAGTTCTAGTAATCAACCTAATGAGCAACTAGGTGGTATTGCGCAGCAATCTGCAACCAGTTCACTACAAACAAATAAAATTTAATCTCCGTTTTTTTCCTTATAATTTAAATTATAATTTTTTGGTAACAACTGTCAAACAAGCTTTATATTGTATAAGATACAGAATTGCTAGTATAATTGGAGAGAAAAAATGAATATACCTAGACTTAAAAAACGAGTCAAAGGCGTTGTTGATTTGATTCGCCCGTTTACACTCCTAGCACCTGTTATTGTATCAACTTGTATAATGATAGCTAGTTTCTTTCATAACGGAAAAACAGATGATCTTTTCCTAATGTTAATTAAAACTATAATCCCTGCTAGTTTTTCATTGGCTCTACTAAACAGTGCATCAAACACTTTGAATCAACTAACAGATGTTGAAACAGACAAAATATCAAAACCATACCGACCAATACCAACAGGAATAATAACCATCCTCGAAGCAAAAATCATCTCTATTATACTTTACCTTCTATCGTTTTCACTAGCATTATATGTAGGTTTTATTTTCACAGTTTTTATTCTTCTGATAACATTATTTACAATAACCTATTCACTACCACCTAAGCTAAAAAACCATCTGTTTTTAAATCAAATCTGGGTGGCTGTACCAAGAGGTTTACTTGGTATACTCGCTTCATGGAGTGTTTTTGGAAATCCACTTGAATCTTTGCCGCTATCAATAGCTTTGATAGCTATGTTATTCCTTATAGGAGGTTCATCCACAAAAGATATACTGGATAGTGATGCTGA belongs to Candidatus Thermoplasmatota archaeon and includes:
- a CDS encoding UbiA family prenyltransferase, encoding MNIPRLKKRVKGVVDLIRPFTLLAPVIVSTCIMIASFFHNGKTDDLFLMLIKTIIPASFSLALLNSASNTLNQLTDVETDKISKPYRPIPTGIITILEAKIISIILYLLSFSLALYVGFIFTVFILLITLFTITYSLPPKLKNHLFLNQIWVAVPRGLLGILASWSVFGNPLESLPLSIALIAMLFLIGGSSTKDILDSDADKKTGVHTLVNTFGVKKAALLSLPFMFFPFVIIPILVNNGVLNESLMFLTFLAIPGFFVFRLMFEEKRSRFFENTPAWTLMYTTYFVFAFGFSFLTIIA